A section of the Salminus brasiliensis chromosome 10, fSalBra1.hap2, whole genome shotgun sequence genome encodes:
- the LOC140564358 gene encoding serine/threonine-protein kinase PAK 6, protein MFRKKKKKRPEISAPKNFEHRVHTSFDAKRGVFVGLPTQWQSLIENLRRPKPMVDPSRITPVELKPKKTIVRGSFVGHGDYISAMLSDMSRLSVTSSNSLRKSSPSTRKRAQSLGRLGEVTEGDTYQYEDLEQGDPEVDAQAQWRNVHSESGTPYLGVKKSINLQPNGVLPRAKSTYEVSVSSLEGRPPPPALPAPPPPPFPVPPRPVYVGGDLGSPNERLMMRREFPIILSHNPRPISCFYSPTMPMQHAQGDAGGLTPDLRTADRLLVHPQNSPGRPYSSYDLKLQADTALRPQPGFFHSGASSPLVNATRPHRTVRSSSSYTIGLSPNISFRPAGPDPFLRHSGCPNPGLYPRQDSPSQPRPSPTGSLATSPPGTCSPAFRPPQHPSPRPPPDPPKVTHEQFKAALQMVVDKGDPRSYLENFVKIGEGSTGVVCIAREKHSGRLVAVKMMDLRRQQRRELLFNEVVIMRDYQHKNVVEMFKSALVEEELWVIMEYLQGGALTNIVSETRLSEEQIATVCEAVLQALAYLHSQGVIHRDIKSDSILLSLDGRIKLSDFGFCAQISKDIPKRKSLVGTPYWMAPEVISKSPYGTEVDVWSMGIMVVEMVDGEPPYFSETPVAAMKRLRDEPAPTIRNIQQVSPVLKDFLDRMLTRDPMERASATDLLEHPFLLQSSSPQCLVPLVEQYRKRMSRC, encoded by the exons ATGTTCcgcaaaaagaaaaagaagaggcCGGAAATTTCTGCACCAAAGAACTTTGAGCACCGAGTCCATACCTCTTTTGACGCAAAGCGTGGAGTGTTTGTGGGACTACCGACACAATGGCAGAGTCTTATAGAAAACCTGCGAAGGCCCAAACCTATGGTGGACCCCTCCAGAATTACACCAGTGGAACTGAAACCAAAGAAG aCGATCGTGCGAGGCAGCTTTGTTGGCCACGGCGACTACATCTCAGCCATGCTGTCAGACATGAGCCGCCTGTCGGTGACCAGCTCCAACTCACTCCGCAAGAGTAGCCCTTCGACTCGCAAGAGGGCGCAGTCATTAGGCCGCCTGGGGGAGGTGACCGAGGGCGACACATACCAGTATGAAGACCTGGAGCAGGGCGACCCTGAGGTCGATGCTCAAGCCCAGTGGCGGAATGTCCATAGTGAAAGCGGGACCCCTTACTTGGGTGTGAAAAAAAGCATCAACCTCCAGCCCAACGGTGTGCTGCCCAGGGCTAAGTCCACCTATGAGGTCAGCGTCAGCTCTTTGGAGGGCCGCCCACCTCCACCTGCCCTGCCTGCCCCTCCACCTCCGCCCTTCCCTGTGCCTCCCAGACCTGTGTACGTGGGCGGAGACTTGGGGAGCCCTAATGAGAGACTTATGATGCGGAGAGAGTTCCCTATAATTCTCTCTCACAACCCTAGACCTATCTCATGCTTCTACAGCCCCACCATGCCCATGCAGCATGCCCAAGGAGACGCTGGGGGGCTTACGCCAGACCTGAGGACCGCAGACAGACTGCTGGTTCACCCGCAAAACAGCCCTGGGAGACCGTACTCTTCATATGACCTGAAG CTCCAGGCAGACACCGCTCTGAGGCCGCAGCCAGGTTTCTTCCACAGCGGTGCCAGCAGTCCTTTGGTGAACGCCACCCGGCCACACAGGACGGTGCGCTCATCCTCCAGCTACACCATCGGCCTTTCGCCCAACATCAGCTTCCGTCCCGCCGGCCCTGACCCCTTCCTCAGGCACTCAGGCTGCCCCAACCCAGGACTCTACCCCAGACAGGACAGCCCATCACAGCCCCGCCCCTCGCCCACTGGCTCTTTAGCCACCAGCCCACCAGGAACATGCTCCCCTGCCTTCAGACCCCCACAGCACCCGTCCCCTCGCCCGCCCCCTGACCCGCCTAAAGTCACCCACGAGCAGTTCAAAGCCGCACTGCAGATGGTGGTGGACAAGGGCGACCCACGCTCATACCTGGAGAATTTTGTGAAGATTGGCGAGGGCTCTACTGGGGTGGTTTGTATTGCACGGGAGAAACACAGTGGCCGACTTGTGGCGGTCAAGATGATGGACCTGAGGAGGCAACAAAGGCGGGAGCTGCTCTTCAATGAG GTGGTGATCATGCGGGACTACCAGCATAAGAACGTAGTGGAGATGTTTAAGAGCGCGCTGGTGGAGGAGGAACTTTGGGTCATAATGGAGTATCTTCAGGGAGGGGCTCTAACTAACATTGTGTCTGAAACCAG GCTGAGCGAGGAGCAGATTGCCACAGTGTGTGAGGCTGTCCTGCAGGCACTGGCTTACCTCCACTCTCAGGGCGTCATCCACCGCGACATCAAAAGCGACTCCATTCTGCTCTCCTTGGACGGAAGA ATCAAGCTGTCAGACTTTGGCTTCTGTGCCCAGATCAGCAAAGATATTCCTAAGAGGAAGTCACTGGTGGGGACTCCATATTGGATGGCCCCTGAAGTTATCTCAAAGTCACCATATGGCACTGAG gtGGACGTCTGGTCTATGGGCATCATGGTGGTGGAGATGGTGGATGGAGAACCTCCGTACTTCAGTGAAACTCCAGTGGCTGCCATGAAGAGACTGAGAGATGAACCAGCACCTACCATCCGAAACATTCAGCAG GTCTCCCCAGTGCTGAAGGACTTCCTGGACCGCATGCTGACCAGAGACCCCATGGAGCGGGCCAGCGCCACTGACCTCCTTGAGCACCCTTTCCTCCTGCAGAGCAGCTCTCCGCAGTGCCTAGTGCCCCTAGTGGAGCAGTACCGCAAGCGCATGTCCCGCTGCTGA
- the LOC140564359 gene encoding uncharacterized protein — protein MLRPKDLCQGSGTKTFLDAMNSGKVHLARFVLDALDGRIINSKMESSRTPLMFAVCLQDHGTRSKFTHLLLEKGADVNSRDENGRTALSLACELGHLDAVKILVQFNADPEVTDSWGNSALMYAAYGGHSQVLEFLIRAFKRFGLKLDHTNHAGHSAIQVAEYLGHTQCIQALNSGGKKGVGSIEQMEEKDGELQGETRQPNRLSKQILERFSKQFHGKNEEQLPALFQKQLWVGDSHNEKRRFSQQHSPDRTNSSYHQSLSRFSERRFTEDDQHALFTSKQIQNSALREVGTTRKLNFTSERCQKVDDKEDIRENIPMWGKAKSFNLDLRTGRKQSYQGDMRDTSHSASKLKRASLQDEKALVAKFPCHGSASSKTTYAEKLTKTSAELLNGDDDKDLKRGGACKAGRHNKLLLGREEMASERIRPRPQGLGGLGTRLLRRFTAPEFMRLVRDCPSGTTGLSKGKIARSETFPLSHGHKMVNSQPSVDSISGVRCEFEGSPPVSRS, from the coding sequence ATGCTGAGGCCCAAGGACCTGTGCCAGggttctggcaccaagaccttCTTGGACGCCATGAACAGCGGCAAGGTTCACCTGGCCCGCTTCGTGCTGGACGCCCTGGACGGGCGCATCATCAACTCGAAGATGGAGAGCAGCCGCACACCTCTGATGTTTGCCGtgtgcctccaggaccatggcACCAGGTCCAAGTTCACCCATCTGCTCCTAGAGAAAGGAGCTGACGTCAACAGCCGAGATGAAAACGGTCGCACGGCCCTCAGCCTGGCCTGCGAGCTGGGTCATCTGGACGCTGTCAAAATCTTGGTACAGTTTAACGCTGATCCAGAGGTCACCGACAGCTGGGGAAACAGTGCCCTGATGTATGCTGCCTATGGAGGCCACAGCCAGGTCCTGGAGTTCCTGATCAGAGCCTTCAAGAGGTTTGGCTTGAAGCTGGACCACACAAACCATGCAGGCCACTCTGCTATCCAGGTAGCTGAATACTTAGGACATACTCAGTGCATTCAGGCGCTCAACAGTGGGGGAAAGAAGGGAGTGGGGTCCATTGAACAGATGGAAGAAAAGGATGGGGAACTGCAAGGAGAAACTCGGCAGCCCAATCGCCTCTCTAAGCAAATTCTGGAGCGGTTCTCCAAACAGTTCCACGGCAAAAatgaagaacagctgccagcCCTGTTTCAGAAGCAGCTGTGGGTTGGGGATAGTCACAATGAGAAGAGACGCTTCAGCCAGCAGCATTCCCCGGACCGAACCAACTCCAGTTATCACCAAAGTCTAAGCAGATTTTCGGAAAGGCGTTTCACAGAGGACGACCAACACGCCCTGTTCACTTCAAAACAGATTCAAAACTCCGCACTAAGAGAGGTCGGCACCACGAGAAAGCTGAACTTCACCTCAGAACGCTGCCAGAAAGTGGACGACAAGGAAGACATAAGGGAAAACATACCCATGTGGGGGAAAGCAAAGTCATTTAACTTGGACCTCAGGACAGGCAGAAAGCAGTCCTACCAAGGAGACATGCGCGACACCAGCCATTCAGCCAGCAAACTCAAAAGAGCCTCTCTTCAAGATGAGAAAGCACTCGTTGCCAAGTTTCCCTGCCATGGCAGCGCATCTTCAAAGACAACCTATGCTGAAAAACTGACCAAAACATCAGCAGAACTTCTGAACGGAGACGATGACAAGGACTTGAAACGAGGCGGTGCCTGCAAGGCCGGTAGACACAACAAGCTGCTCCTGGGCAGGGAGGAAATGGCATCGGAGAGAATTAGACCTCGTCCTCAGGGCTTAGGCGGACTTGGGACCAGGCTGCTCCGGCGCTTCACGGCACCTGAGTTCATGAGGCTGGTCAGGGACTGCCCCTCTGGTACTACAGGCTTGAGCAAGGGGAAGATCGCTCGCTCAGAGACGTTCCCCCTCTCACATGGCCACAAGATGGTCAACAGCCAGCCCAGCGTTGACAGCATCAGCGGCGTGAGGTGTGAGTTTGAAGGCAGCCCTCCTGTGAGTCGCTCCTAA